One Glycine max cultivar Williams 82 chromosome 3, Glycine_max_v4.0, whole genome shotgun sequence DNA window includes the following coding sequences:
- the LOC102663147 gene encoding V-type proton ATPase subunit a3 encodes MRAGEFFHSAQSRDLEQQREHELCHLSGESIETPLLQDQELSVDSSKQVKLGFLAGLVPREKSMVFDRILFCATRGNVFLRQATVEDPVTDPVSREKMFTCRLRKKFLWSSMLVKKKKPRFLDVSCNHRA; translated from the exons ATGAGag CTGGTGAGTTTTTCCACTCAGCTCAAAGCCGAGACTTAGAGCAGCAGAGAGAACATGAATTATGCCACCTGAGTGGGGAATCTATAGAAACACCTTTATTACAGGACCAA GAATTGTCTGTTGATTCATCAAAGCAAGTTAAGTTGGGGTTTTTAGCAGGTCTTGTTCCCAGGGAAAAGTCCATGGTATTTgatagaattttattttgtgctaCTAGAGGAAATGTATTTTTGAGGCAGGCGACTGTTGAGGATCCCGTCACAGACCCTGTTTCTAGAGAAAAG ATGTTCACCTGCAGACtgagaaaaaagtttttgtgGTCTTCTATGctggtgaaaaagaaaaagccaagaTTCTTAGATGTCTCCTGTAACCATAGGGCATAG
- the LOC100789324 gene encoding phytochrome A-associated F-box protein, producing the protein MDSEIEKKKNLFSELTDDIVLNIFYKLEDDPRHWARLACVCTKFSSLVRDFCWKTKCSLTIPQDLLSAAASDPPLSLHKLSFCCPGLRHAGLLFDTSDFGLERDLGPGNFNVITDDSPSNTTPPPPPPPPQQQQQQPPQSDDCSSSCWSLYDDLYYDTLYVPTESESPRLTESVSVRAGVDVASISACSKKRKLSRAWSSHLASGSWTLSREQGSKLLARKFRYDCLYVCEWPGCVHKEEKRKYCLFRGVFKNFRRTMVWRTIQDGKKRKMDLPCAFCACEFTWDLHSSFCLRPGFGFHDDGEPMVRAYVCENGHVSGAWTDLPIYT; encoded by the coding sequence atggatagtgaaattgaaaagaagaagaaccTGTTTTCGGAACTAACCGACGACATCGTTCTGAACATCTTCTACAAACTCGAAGACGATCCTCGCCACTGGGCTCGCTTAGCCTGTGTCTGCACCAAATTCTCTTCCCTCGTTAGGGATTTCTGTTGGAAGACCAAATGCTCCCTCACCATCCCCCAAGACCTCCTCTCCGCCGCCGCCTCCGACCCCCCTCTCTCCCTCCACAAACTCTCCTTCTGCTGCCCCGGCCTCCGCCACGCCGGCCTCCTGTTCGACACCTCCGATTTCGGCCTCGAACGCGACCTCGGCCCCGGCAACTTCAACGTCATCACCGATGATTCTCCTTCGAACACcactccaccaccaccaccaccaccaccacaacaacaacaacaacaacctcctCAATCCGATGATTGTTCTTCCTCTTGTTGGTCCCTTTACGATGACCTCTACTACGACACGCTCTACGTCCCAACCGAGTCCGAGTCGCCGCGATTAACGGAATCCGTTAGCGTAAGAGCGGGCGTGGATGTGGCTTCGATCAGCGCGTGCAGCAAGAAGCGCAAGCTCTCCCGCGCGTGGAGCTCACACCTGGCTTCGGGAAGCTGGACACTAAGCCGTGAACAAGGAAGCAAGCTCCTGGCGCGTAAGTTCCGGTACGATTGCTTGTACGTGTGCGAGTGGCCAGGGTGCGTGCACAAGGAGGAGAAGCGCAAGTACTGCCTCTTCAGAGGGGTTTTCAAGAACTTCAGGCGAACTATGGTTTGGAGGACTATTCAGGATgggaagaagaggaagatggATCTGCCTTGCGCCTTCTGCGCGTGTGAGTTCACGTGGGATCTGCACTCTTCCTTTTGCTTGAGGCCTGGCTTTGGCTTCCATGACGATGGGGAGCCTATGGTTAGGGCTTATGTTTGTGAGAATGGACATGTCTCTGGTGCCTGGACCGATCTTCCCATCTACACTTGA
- the LOC100789847 gene encoding serine/arginine-rich splicing factor SR34B isoform X1, whose product MSRRSSRTVYVGNLPGDIREREVEDLFLKYGHITHIDLKVPPRPPGYAFVEFEDAQDAEDAIRGRDGYDFDGHRLRVEPAHGGRGHSSSRDRYNSHSNGRGGRGVSRRSEYRVLVSGLPSSASWQDLKDHMRKAGDVCFSQVFHDGRGTTGIVDYTNYDDMKYAIKKLDDSEFRNAFSKGYVRVREYDSRRDSSRSPSRGPSHSRGRSYSRSRSRSRSYSRDRSQSKSPKGKSSQRSPAKSPSRSPSRSRSRSRSLSGYGNLQRTGNWKLGSWWDLVQLSATHFVVEIGNQGGHGLPF is encoded by the exons ATGAGTAGACGCTCGAGCAGAACTGTCTACGTTGGGAATCTACCTGGTGATATCCGTGAAAGAGAAGTTGAAGATTTGTTTCTGAAG TATGGACACATAACACACATTGACCTAAAGGTTCCCCCAAGACCACCTGGTTATGCATTTGTAGAG TTTGAAGATGCTCAAGATGCTGAGGATGCAATTCGTGGTCGTGATGGCTATGATTTTGATGGGCACCGGTTACGG GTGGAGCCTGCCCATGGTGGACGTGGTCATTCATCCTCAAGAGATCGATACAATAGTCACAGCAATGGCCGAGGTGGACGTGGGGTGTCTAGGCGCTCTGAATATCGTG TTCTAGTCTCTGGATTGCCCTCTTCGGCATCCTGGCAGGATCTTAAG GATCACATGCGTAAGGCAGGGGATGTTTGTTTTTCTCAAGTTTTTCATGATGGAAGGG GTACTACCGGTATTGTGGATTACACAAATTATGATGATATGAAATATGCT ATCAAGAAGCTTGATGACTCTGAGTTCCGGAATGCATTTTCCAAGGGATATGTTCGG GTGAGAGAATATGATTCAAGGCGGGATTCCTCTAGAAGTCCTAGTCGTGGCCCATCTCATTCTAGAGGAAGGAGCTATAGCCGCAGTCGTAGCCGTAGCCGTAGTTACAGTCGGGACCGGAGCCAAAG CAAATCTCCAAAGGGTAAGTCTTCACAGCGTTCACCTGCTAAATCTCCATCAAGATCTCCCTCTCGTTCAAGATCAAGGTCCCGATCGTTATCAGG atatGGAAACTTGCAGCGTACTGGAAATTGGAAATTAGGATCTTGGTGGGATTTGGTTCAATTGTCTGCAACTCATTTTGTTGTGGAG ATTGGGAACCAAGGAGGTCATGGATTGCCATTTTAG
- the LOC100789847 gene encoding serine/arginine-rich-splicing factor SR34 isoform X2 — protein MSRRSSRTVYVGNLPGDIREREVEDLFLKYGHITHIDLKVPPRPPGYAFVEFEDAQDAEDAIRGRDGYDFDGHRLRVEPAHGGRGHSSSRDRYNSHSNGRGGRGVSRRSEYRVLVSGLPSSASWQDLKDHMRKAGDVCFSQVFHDGRGTTGIVDYTNYDDMKYAIKKLDDSEFRNAFSKGYVRVREYDSRRDSSRSPSRGPSHSRGRSYSRSRSRSRSYSRDRSQSKSPKGKSSQRSPAKSPSRSPSRSRSRSRSLSGSRSRSRSPLPPRNKSPKKRSASRSPSRSRSKSKSLSR, from the exons ATGAGTAGACGCTCGAGCAGAACTGTCTACGTTGGGAATCTACCTGGTGATATCCGTGAAAGAGAAGTTGAAGATTTGTTTCTGAAG TATGGACACATAACACACATTGACCTAAAGGTTCCCCCAAGACCACCTGGTTATGCATTTGTAGAG TTTGAAGATGCTCAAGATGCTGAGGATGCAATTCGTGGTCGTGATGGCTATGATTTTGATGGGCACCGGTTACGG GTGGAGCCTGCCCATGGTGGACGTGGTCATTCATCCTCAAGAGATCGATACAATAGTCACAGCAATGGCCGAGGTGGACGTGGGGTGTCTAGGCGCTCTGAATATCGTG TTCTAGTCTCTGGATTGCCCTCTTCGGCATCCTGGCAGGATCTTAAG GATCACATGCGTAAGGCAGGGGATGTTTGTTTTTCTCAAGTTTTTCATGATGGAAGGG GTACTACCGGTATTGTGGATTACACAAATTATGATGATATGAAATATGCT ATCAAGAAGCTTGATGACTCTGAGTTCCGGAATGCATTTTCCAAGGGATATGTTCGG GTGAGAGAATATGATTCAAGGCGGGATTCCTCTAGAAGTCCTAGTCGTGGCCCATCTCATTCTAGAGGAAGGAGCTATAGCCGCAGTCGTAGCCGTAGCCGTAGTTACAGTCGGGACCGGAGCCAAAG CAAATCTCCAAAGGGTAAGTCTTCACAGCGTTCACCTGCTAAATCTCCATCAAGATCTCCCTCTCGTTCAAGATCAAGGTCCCGATCGTTATCAGG ATCACGGTCCAGGTCCAGGTCCCCATTGCCTCCG CGTAATAAAAGCCCCAAAAAGCGCAGTGCTAGCAGGAGTCCGAGTAGGAGTAGGAGCAAGAGCAAGAGTTTGTCCCG GTAA